The following proteins come from a genomic window of Verrucomicrobiia bacterium:
- a CDS encoding isoprenyl transferase, with product MSAAALQLSPAAKATLPTHVAIIMDGNGRWAKERHLPRVEGHRNGVESVRAVVRACGEVGVKYLTLYAFSVENWNRPKDEVDTLMKYLARFLKNEIGELTRNNVRLEVIGQIYRLPEFVQEQLKKTQAALAKNNGLTLVLALSYGGRTEIVEATRSIAEQVKQGHIDVEQVNEHLIAQHLYTRNWPDPDLLIRTSGEMRVSNFLLWQISYAEFVVTNTLWPDFRKAEFFDALEEYARRHRRFGKV from the coding sequence ATGAGTGCTGCTGCCTTGCAACTGAGCCCAGCCGCGAAAGCGACATTGCCGACGCATGTTGCCATCATCATGGATGGCAACGGGCGCTGGGCGAAAGAGCGCCATCTGCCACGCGTGGAGGGGCATCGTAATGGTGTCGAATCCGTTCGCGCCGTAGTGCGGGCTTGCGGTGAGGTGGGCGTGAAGTATCTGACGCTTTACGCCTTCTCCGTTGAGAACTGGAATCGCCCCAAAGACGAGGTGGATACGCTGATGAAGTATCTCGCCCGTTTCTTGAAGAATGAGATTGGCGAACTGACGCGCAACAATGTGCGGTTGGAAGTCATCGGGCAGATCTATCGCTTGCCGGAGTTTGTCCAAGAGCAGTTGAAGAAAACTCAAGCTGCGCTTGCGAAGAATAACGGGCTGACGCTTGTGCTCGCGTTAAGCTATGGCGGACGCACGGAGATCGTGGAAGCCACCCGCAGTATCGCGGAGCAGGTGAAGCAAGGGCACATCGATGTGGAGCAGGTGAACGAACACCTCATCGCTCAGCATCTCTACACGCGCAACTGGCCCGATCCCGATCTGCTTATCCGTACGAGCGGCGAGATGCGCGTGAGCAACTTCTTGCTGTGGCAGATTTCCTACGCGGAATTTGTGGTGACGAACACGCTGTGGCCTGATTTCCGTAAGGCAGAATTCTTCGATGCACTCGAAGAGTATGCGCGCAGACACCGGCGGTTTGGGAAGGTCTAA
- a CDS encoding class I adenylate-forming enzyme family protein produces MTAMLYERWQEVAQTHAHKLALSESWSGRSWTFTELAAAVKELPTSQDAVCFPSGRAHTFILDVLRAWRDGKICCPLEETQPSPTIPDLPASCMHLKLTSGSTGQPRLIAFTGAQLAADARNIVSTMGLKPEWPNLGVISLAHSYGFSNLILPLLLHGIPLLLVDAPLPAMVLAAARKAEHLTIAAVPALWRTWHEANSIPTNVRLAISAGAPLPIALETDVFAQNGVKIHNFYGSSECGGIAYDRNSTPRINASVAGSAMDNVQLSVNSESLEVRGEAVGLGYFPEESARLSEGRFATSDLVEIRNGEVHLLGRASDVINVAGRKISPEAIEQALANHPAVNCCVVFGVPSEDVSRGENIIAMVRLNGEASVETLRQHLLIRLAAWQLPREWMFTEELTPNVRGKMPRTEWRKRWLEQKTP; encoded by the coding sequence ATGACCGCAATGCTGTATGAACGGTGGCAAGAAGTAGCGCAGACACACGCCCACAAGCTGGCCTTGAGCGAGTCTTGGTCCGGACGCTCATGGACCTTTACCGAATTGGCTGCGGCGGTTAAGGAGCTTCCCACCAGTCAAGATGCCGTGTGCTTCCCTTCTGGCCGCGCTCACACATTCATTCTGGATGTCTTGCGCGCATGGCGGGATGGAAAGATTTGCTGCCCATTGGAAGAAACCCAGCCCTCGCCCACCATTCCCGATCTGCCAGCAAGTTGCATGCACCTGAAACTGACCTCTGGCAGCACTGGGCAGCCACGGCTCATTGCGTTCACGGGCGCACAGTTGGCGGCAGATGCGAGGAATATCGTCTCTACGATGGGATTGAAACCCGAGTGGCCGAATCTCGGAGTCATCTCACTTGCACATTCTTACGGGTTCTCGAATCTCATTTTACCCCTGCTCTTACACGGTATTCCCCTGCTCCTTGTAGATGCTCCTTTGCCCGCCATGGTCTTGGCTGCTGCGCGTAAGGCAGAACATCTGACCATCGCCGCCGTGCCCGCTCTGTGGCGCACATGGCATGAGGCGAACAGTATCCCCACAAACGTGCGCTTAGCCATCTCTGCTGGTGCGCCCCTGCCCATCGCCTTGGAAACGGATGTCTTTGCCCAAAATGGCGTGAAGATTCATAACTTCTACGGCTCCAGCGAATGCGGTGGGATCGCTTACGATCGCAATTCAACACCGCGCATTAATGCCTCTGTGGCTGGTTCGGCGATGGATAACGTCCAGTTGTCCGTGAACAGCGAAAGTCTAGAAGTGCGTGGAGAGGCGGTCGGGCTTGGTTATTTCCCGGAAGAATCCGCTCGTTTGAGCGAAGGCCGCTTCGCCACTAGCGATCTCGTGGAGATACGCAATGGCGAAGTACATCTCTTGGGGCGCGCCAGTGATGTCATCAATGTGGCCGGGCGCAAAATCTCGCCGGAAGCTATCGAGCAAGCATTGGCAAATCATCCGGCGGTGAACTGCTGCGTGGTGTTCGGTGTCCCCAGTGAAGATGTTTCCCGTGGTGAGAACATCATTGCCATGGTGCGCCTGAATGGCGAAGCCAGTGTGGAGACGTTGCGCCAACATTTGCTCATCCGGCTGGCTGCGTGGCAATTGCCTCGCGAATGGATGTTCACTGAAGAATTGACGCCCAATGTCCGTGGGAAAATGCCCCGCACGGAGTGGCGGAAACGGTGGTTGGAGCAGAAAACGCCGTGA
- a CDS encoding DNA-3-methyladenine glycosylase I — MNQPRCPWPTTDLYLAYHDTEWGVPLHDDQRLLEMLILEGAQAGLSWITILNKRENYRKAFDQFDAKKIAKYDEKKVIELLGNPGIVRNRLKVAAAIKNAQAYLKAKEEFCSFDKYIWQFVGGKPIVNHWSSTTGVPARTNESDAMSKDLLKRGFKFVGSTICYAYMQATGMVNDHHVTCFRHKECAKLK, encoded by the coding sequence ATGAATCAGCCACGCTGCCCATGGCCCACAACCGATCTTTACCTCGCCTATCATGACACTGAATGGGGCGTGCCGCTGCATGACGATCAGCGACTCCTCGAAATGCTCATCTTGGAAGGTGCCCAAGCTGGACTGAGCTGGATCACCATCCTGAACAAGCGAGAGAATTACCGGAAGGCATTCGACCAGTTCGATGCCAAGAAGATCGCAAAGTATGATGAAAAGAAAGTGATCGAGCTGCTAGGGAATCCGGGCATCGTCCGCAATCGCTTGAAAGTGGCTGCAGCTATCAAGAACGCCCAAGCCTATCTCAAGGCAAAGGAGGAGTTCTGTTCATTCGATAAATACATCTGGCAGTTCGTGGGCGGCAAACCGATTGTCAATCATTGGAGCAGTACTACAGGTGTCCCTGCCCGCACGAATGAGTCCGATGCCATGAGCAAGGACTTGCTGAAGCGAGGATTCAAATTCGTCGGCTCCACCATCTGCTACGCGTATATGCAAGCAACCGGCATGGTGAATGATCATCATGTGACGTGCTTTAGACATAAGGAATGCGCCAAACTTAAATGA
- a CDS encoding carbon-nitrogen family hydrolase — MKVYSVQLNTVWENKPATYERARKLVLDAQPVAGSLIVLPETFSTGFSCNLPVTAQSGEREDEAFLSQLAQETKCTITAGIVSRINPQKGCNESVTFGTDGKLVARYRKIHPFSMGGELDVHQPGTEIVTFELNGFTVAPFVCYDLRFPEIFRSALDKGVNLFVVIANWPVKRDRHWTTLLQARAIENLAYVVGVNRCGTDPNFFYSGRSLVVDPHGIIISDAGGEERVVTTEIDLDLVQNWRRDFPPLRDRHWK, encoded by the coding sequence ATGAAGGTTTACTCCGTCCAACTCAACACGGTCTGGGAAAATAAGCCAGCCACCTACGAGCGCGCTCGCAAGCTGGTCTTGGATGCCCAGCCAGTCGCTGGTTCGCTCATCGTCCTGCCGGAAACGTTCTCCACCGGCTTTAGCTGCAACCTTCCCGTCACAGCTCAAAGCGGTGAACGGGAGGATGAAGCCTTCCTCTCTCAGCTCGCGCAGGAGACGAAATGCACCATCACGGCAGGTATCGTCTCACGCATTAATCCACAGAAGGGATGCAATGAGTCGGTGACGTTCGGGACGGATGGCAAACTCGTCGCCCGCTATCGCAAGATTCACCCCTTCAGCATGGGCGGTGAATTGGATGTCCATCAACCCGGCACGGAGATTGTGACGTTTGAGTTGAACGGATTCACCGTCGCACCCTTCGTGTGCTACGACCTGCGTTTCCCAGAGATCTTCCGAAGTGCCTTGGATAAAGGCGTGAACCTCTTCGTGGTCATCGCGAACTGGCCGGTGAAGCGTGATCGCCACTGGACCACGCTCTTGCAGGCGCGCGCCATTGAAAATCTCGCGTATGTCGTAGGCGTGAACCGTTGCGGCACCGATCCGAATTTCTTCTACTCCGGTCGCAGCCTCGTAGTTGACCCGCACGGCATCATTATCTCCGATGCCGGCGGCGAAGAACGTGTGGTGACGACTGAGATTGATCTGGACCTCGTGCAAAACTGGCGACGCGACTTCCCTCCCCTACGCGATCGACACTGGAAGTAG
- the rsmH gene encoding 16S rRNA (cytosine(1402)-N(4))-methyltransferase RsmH has product MSDVPPPSPTPAPDETPKVHKRRVRYSGKNPRRFEDKYKEHNPEKYGETIAKVMASGKTPAGMHRPIMVNEILEVLAPKPGNVAVDCTLGYGGHTREILARIQPGGHLLGLDADPIELPKTEERLRALGFGPETFTAHRSNYAGLPQVLASQNLTGVDVILADLGVSSMQLDDPTRGFSVKNDGPLDMRMNPLRGQSAASYLEKISVEKLKGVLEENSDEPYADTLSQALAGKKFVTTQSLAKAIRAAMIRIPQSEHDLSIRRTFQALRIAVNDEFSALDTLLRNLPNCLNPGGRVAILTFHSGEDRRVKKTFEAGLLSGLYSEIAQDVLRPSKEEQYENSRSKSAKLRWAVRAS; this is encoded by the coding sequence GTGAGCGACGTTCCCCCGCCCTCTCCCACTCCTGCGCCAGATGAGACGCCGAAAGTGCATAAGCGGCGCGTGCGTTATTCCGGCAAGAATCCGCGTCGGTTTGAAGACAAGTATAAGGAGCACAATCCGGAGAAGTATGGCGAGACCATCGCGAAGGTGATGGCTTCGGGCAAAACTCCGGCAGGCATGCACCGCCCCATCATGGTGAATGAGATACTCGAAGTGCTCGCGCCAAAGCCGGGAAACGTCGCGGTGGATTGCACGCTTGGCTATGGCGGTCATACAAGAGAGATATTAGCACGTATCCAACCTGGTGGCCATTTACTTGGGCTAGACGCAGACCCCATTGAGTTGCCCAAGACGGAAGAACGCTTGAGGGCTTTAGGCTTTGGGCCAGAAACGTTCACGGCACATCGCAGCAACTATGCTGGTTTGCCTCAAGTGCTGGCGTCACAAAACCTCACGGGCGTCGATGTCATTCTGGCCGACTTGGGCGTTTCCTCCATGCAACTCGATGACCCTACGCGTGGATTTTCCGTGAAAAATGATGGCCCGCTGGATATGCGGATGAATCCATTACGTGGCCAGTCGGCAGCTTCGTATCTGGAAAAGATTTCGGTGGAGAAGCTAAAAGGGGTTTTGGAAGAAAATTCGGATGAGCCTTACGCAGATACGCTGTCTCAGGCTTTGGCAGGAAAGAAATTTGTTACGACTCAGTCTCTCGCCAAAGCCATCCGCGCCGCGATGATTCGTATTCCCCAAAGCGAACATGATTTGAGCATCCGACGAACTTTTCAGGCGTTGCGAATCGCAGTGAATGATGAGTTTTCTGCGCTGGATACACTGCTTCGTAACTTGCCTAATTGCCTGAATCCGGGTGGTCGGGTCGCAATTCTAACCTTTCATTCGGGTGAAGATCGCCGCGTGAAGAAGACGTTTGAGGCCGGATTGCTAAGCGGTTTGTATTCAGAGATCGCTCAAGATGTGCTGCGCCCATCCAAAGAAGAGCAATATGAAAACTCGCGCTCAAAGTCCGCGAAACTGCGCTGGGCAGTTCGTGCCAGTTGA
- a CDS encoding ParB/RepB/Spo0J family partition protein, whose amino-acid sequence MVKPVLGRGLGALLGGAGAAKPAPATPAPATPSPFAAPPAVPVATPAPTPAPAPVVAGEVVRKVPLSEVHPCAFQPRKDFAPEAIQDLAASIKEQGIVQPLLVRKRADGFELIAGERRWRAAQVVGLSEVPVIVREATDEQLIELALIENLQRENLNPIEEALGYNQLLGQFGLTQEQVSTKVGKSRAAVANALRLLRLSSETQAYLRHGQISVGHAKVILGLVLEAEQKLAAERIIKEGLSVRETETMIAAMQGKSSASEGVRHSAKKAPPKDAHVADLERKLQERFGTRVALKYKAGKGSVEIRFFNDDDLERVLQVAGIPMD is encoded by the coding sequence ATGGTGAAACCAGTATTAGGACGAGGCTTAGGTGCGTTGTTAGGTGGTGCCGGTGCGGCGAAACCCGCTCCTGCCACTCCTGCTCCAGCAACCCCTTCCCCTTTTGCTGCGCCACCTGCAGTGCCTGTAGCCACTCCGGCTCCTACACCTGCTCCTGCGCCCGTCGTGGCGGGTGAAGTTGTCCGTAAAGTGCCGCTGAGCGAGGTGCATCCGTGCGCGTTTCAGCCACGTAAAGATTTTGCACCGGAAGCCATCCAAGACCTCGCGGCTTCGATCAAGGAACAAGGCATCGTCCAGCCACTGCTCGTCCGCAAGAGAGCAGATGGTTTCGAACTCATCGCCGGTGAACGTCGTTGGCGCGCGGCGCAAGTCGTTGGCTTGAGCGAAGTGCCCGTCATCGTTCGCGAAGCCACGGATGAACAATTGATCGAGCTCGCGCTCATCGAGAATCTTCAGCGCGAAAACCTGAATCCGATCGAAGAAGCGCTGGGTTACAACCAACTCCTCGGCCAGTTCGGTCTCACACAGGAACAAGTTTCCACAAAAGTCGGCAAGAGCCGTGCCGCCGTGGCAAATGCATTGCGTCTCTTGCGCCTCAGCTCCGAGACTCAAGCTTACTTGCGTCACGGCCAGATTTCCGTGGGCCACGCGAAAGTCATTCTCGGTTTGGTTCTCGAAGCCGAACAGAAGCTCGCCGCGGAACGCATCATCAAGGAAGGCCTCAGTGTCCGGGAAACCGAGACGATGATCGCTGCCATGCAAGGCAAGTCGAGCGCATCAGAAGGCGTGCGGCATAGTGCCAAGAAAGCCCCACCGAAGGATGCCCACGTGGCCGATCTCGAGCGCAAGTTGCAGGAGCGTTTCGGCACGCGCGTGGCCTTGAAATACAAGGCCGGCAAAGGCTCGGTGGAGATTCGCTTTTTCAATGACGACGATCTGGAGCGTGTGCTGCAGGTCGCCGGCATTCCGATGGACTAA
- a CDS encoding adenylosuccinate synthase, which yields MANTILVGAQWGDEGKGKIIDVLTENAEVVVRSQGGNNAGHTVYIGPKKYVLHLVPSGILRDKKKCLIGNGVVLDPIGLVTELDGLDKLGIKVKGKLFISETAHVVLPYHRELDALRESGKGKKKIGTTKRGIGPTYCDKAARTGIRMHEFVDKEHFAAKLKERIKENNEVLKAHGVKALSYKKVLADYEKAADRLRPFVVNTVVMLHEEISKGANVLFEGAQGTFLDIDHGTYPYVTSSNTTSGGACTGSGVGPNRIDNVVGVLKAYTTRVGEGPMPTENQEISDLLHGMGREFGATTGRARRCGWFDAVLTRYATIVNGIDELAVTNVDGLDTVDVIKVCIAYRVGKKRYDYVPSDVETLAKVEPVYAEFPGWKTSTEKAKTWKDLPKNAQNYLKAIAELTGAKLKIVSVGPAREQTMIL from the coding sequence ATGGCCAATACTATTCTCGTGGGCGCCCAGTGGGGCGATGAAGGCAAAGGCAAGATCATCGACGTGTTGACGGAAAATGCGGAAGTGGTGGTCCGCTCCCAAGGCGGCAATAACGCCGGGCATACCGTTTACATTGGTCCCAAGAAATATGTGCTGCACCTGGTGCCTTCCGGCATCTTGCGTGATAAGAAGAAATGCCTCATCGGCAACGGTGTGGTGTTGGACCCGATCGGCCTCGTGACGGAACTGGATGGTCTGGACAAGCTGGGCATCAAGGTGAAGGGCAAGCTCTTCATCAGCGAGACGGCGCATGTGGTGCTGCCGTATCATCGCGAACTCGACGCGCTCCGCGAATCCGGCAAGGGCAAGAAGAAGATCGGCACGACGAAGCGGGGCATCGGCCCGACGTATTGCGACAAGGCGGCGCGCACGGGCATCCGCATGCATGAGTTCGTGGACAAGGAACATTTCGCCGCGAAGCTCAAGGAGCGCATCAAGGAGAACAACGAAGTGCTCAAGGCGCACGGTGTCAAAGCGCTCTCTTACAAGAAGGTGCTGGCGGATTACGAGAAGGCGGCGGATCGTCTGCGGCCTTTCGTGGTGAACACGGTGGTGATGCTCCACGAGGAGATCAGCAAGGGCGCGAATGTGTTGTTCGAGGGGGCACAGGGGACGTTCCTGGACATCGATCACGGCACGTATCCGTATGTGACTTCTTCCAACACGACTTCTGGTGGTGCTTGCACGGGTTCCGGTGTGGGACCGAATCGCATCGATAATGTGGTGGGCGTGTTGAAGGCTTATACGACGCGCGTGGGCGAAGGCCCGATGCCGACGGAGAACCAGGAGATCAGCGATCTTTTGCATGGCATGGGCCGTGAATTCGGGGCGACGACTGGCCGGGCGCGCCGTTGCGGATGGTTCGATGCGGTATTGACGCGTTACGCGACGATCGTGAACGGCATCGATGAACTGGCCGTGACGAACGTGGACGGTCTGGACACGGTAGACGTGATCAAGGTGTGCATCGCGTATCGCGTGGGCAAGAAGCGCTACGATTACGTGCCAAGCGATGTGGAAACACTCGCAAAGGTGGAACCGGTTTACGCAGAATTCCCCGGCTGGAAGACCTCCACGGAGAAGGCGAAGACCTGGAAGGATCTGCCGAAGAACGCGCAGAATTACCTGAAGGCCATCGCCGAACTGACGGGTGCGAAGCTGAAGATCGTGTCCGTGGGACCGGCCCGCGAGCAGACGATGATTCTGTGA
- a CDS encoding nucleotide pyrophosphohydrolase: protein MSDSIQEITAEIRAFRDARDWKQFHSPKDLAVAITAEAGELLQHFVWQSPEQSERRAVERKDEISQEMADVAILLFEMADDIGVDLAQAMRAKIARNEQRYPLEKARGSNKKYNEL from the coding sequence ATGTCCGATTCCATTCAGGAGATCACGGCGGAGATACGGGCCTTCCGCGATGCACGCGATTGGAAGCAATTCCACTCCCCGAAAGATTTGGCGGTAGCCATCACGGCTGAAGCCGGTGAATTGCTGCAGCACTTCGTGTGGCAATCTCCCGAGCAATCCGAGCGACGCGCAGTGGAGCGCAAGGACGAGATTTCCCAGGAGATGGCTGATGTCGCCATTCTTCTCTTCGAGATGGCCGATGATATTGGTGTGGATCTCGCCCAAGCAATGCGTGCCAAGATCGCCCGCAATGAACAGCGTTATCCTTTGGAGAAAGCGCGCGGTTCCAACAAGAAATACAACGAACTGTGA
- the ndhC gene encoding NADH-quinone oxidoreductase subunit A gives MEQSQLEQYIPVLILGLIAVGFAVGMLATSYFFGVRGKRNPTKDIPYECGMLPIGEGSNRLSVKFYLVAMLFILFDIEVVFLYPWAVVYKQMLVENASLIFGSMISFLGILFIGYIYALKKGAFDWKS, from the coding sequence ATGGAACAGTCGCAGTTAGAGCAGTATATCCCGGTTTTGATTTTGGGCCTGATCGCCGTTGGCTTTGCCGTCGGCATGCTCGCCACCTCCTATTTCTTCGGCGTGCGCGGCAAGCGCAATCCGACCAAGGACATCCCCTATGAGTGCGGCATGTTGCCCATCGGTGAAGGCAGCAACCGGCTCTCCGTGAAGTTCTACCTCGTGGCGATGCTCTTCATCCTGTTCGATATCGAGGTCGTGTTCCTCTATCCTTGGGCGGTGGTTTACAAACAGATGCTGGTGGAGAACGCGAGCCTCATCTTCGGTTCTATGATCTCTTTCCTCGGCATCCTCTTCATCGGCTATATCTACGCCTTGAAGAAAGGCGCTTTCGACTGGAAGAGCTAA
- a CDS encoding pyridoxal-phosphate dependent enzyme, translating to MDLPTIADVQAAAERIRPWLRHTPVLTSSSLDAMTGSSLFFKCENLQKAGAFKARGATNAIFQLIDEQAAKGVATHSSGNHGAALAMAASWRKIPAYVVMPENSSAVKIRAVEGYGGKVIFCAPNLSAREETVARVLKETGAVYIPPFDHPHIVAGQGTAALELLEQAKNLDVVLAPVGGGGLLSGTALAVKSLQPKIEVWGAEPANSNDAFLSFQSGRIVSVQQAQTIADGLRTSLGEIPFALICHHVSKVLTVSEEGIVTAMRLMWERMKVVVEPSGAVPLAVVLAHPEEFKGKRVGVIVSGGNVDLDKLPWVKQ from the coding sequence GTGGACCTGCCCACTATCGCGGATGTTCAAGCCGCGGCGGAGCGCATCCGTCCTTGGCTGCGTCACACGCCAGTTCTGACATCTTCATCGCTTGATGCGATGACGGGTTCATCCTTATTCTTCAAATGCGAGAATCTGCAAAAGGCTGGGGCTTTCAAAGCTCGTGGAGCGACTAACGCGATCTTTCAACTCATCGATGAGCAGGCGGCCAAAGGTGTCGCGACGCATTCATCCGGCAATCACGGAGCCGCCCTCGCGATGGCTGCGTCTTGGCGCAAGATTCCAGCGTATGTGGTGATGCCAGAGAATTCTTCCGCTGTGAAGATCCGTGCCGTGGAAGGTTACGGCGGGAAGGTCATTTTCTGTGCGCCCAATCTGTCGGCTCGGGAAGAGACAGTGGCCCGCGTGTTGAAGGAGACTGGAGCGGTTTATATTCCGCCTTTTGATCATCCGCACATCGTGGCTGGGCAGGGAACGGCTGCACTGGAATTGCTGGAGCAGGCGAAGAATTTGGACGTCGTGCTGGCTCCTGTCGGTGGTGGTGGATTGTTAAGCGGCACCGCTCTTGCCGTGAAGTCATTGCAACCCAAGATCGAAGTGTGGGGCGCAGAGCCTGCAAACTCGAATGACGCGTTTCTCTCGTTTCAATCCGGTCGCATCGTATCAGTGCAGCAGGCACAAACGATCGCCGATGGATTGCGCACGTCGCTCGGCGAAATCCCGTTCGCGCTGATATGTCATCACGTTTCCAAGGTTCTGACCGTGAGTGAAGAAGGGATTGTTACGGCGATGCGCTTGATGTGGGAGCGAATGAAGGTCGTGGTAGAGCCTTCAGGAGCAGTGCCGCTGGCGGTGGTGCTGGCGCATCCGGAAGAGTTTAAGGGCAAGCGCGTGGGTGTGATCGTTTCGGGAGGGAATGTGGACTTGGACAAGCTGCCTTGGGTGAAGCAGTGA
- the def gene encoding peptide deformylase, whose product MVLEIVKFGHPVLRQKGAKIEKITPQIKQLIDNMLETMKDAHGVGLAAQQIGEALQLAVIDVRGVEDRPSTLELDGKPADVDAFMPLILINPEIKPVNAAVKGPEGCLSFPEIYADIERPESVDVTVMTEDGKTKTFRCGGLLSRAVQHENDHLNGVLFIDRMDRNVKQQLKPEIDDLQAATKKKLKK is encoded by the coding sequence ATGGTTTTAGAGATCGTAAAATTTGGGCATCCGGTCCTCCGCCAAAAAGGCGCGAAGATTGAGAAGATCACCCCGCAGATCAAGCAACTCATCGACAACATGCTCGAGACGATGAAGGACGCGCATGGCGTCGGACTTGCCGCGCAGCAAATCGGTGAAGCGCTGCAACTCGCCGTCATCGATGTGCGTGGTGTTGAGGACCGTCCTTCCACTTTGGAACTTGATGGCAAACCGGCGGATGTGGATGCCTTCATGCCGCTCATCCTCATCAATCCCGAGATCAAGCCCGTGAACGCGGCCGTGAAAGGCCCCGAAGGCTGCCTAAGTTTCCCGGAGATCTACGCGGACATCGAGCGTCCTGAATCCGTAGATGTGACGGTCATGACCGAAGATGGCAAGACCAAGACCTTCCGTTGCGGCGGCCTGCTCTCCCGTGCTGTGCAGCATGAGAACGATCACTTAAACGGCGTGCTCTTCATCGACCGCATGGATCGCAACGTGAAGCAGCAGCTCAAGCCCGAGATCGACGATCTCCAAGCCGCCACGAAGAAGAAGCTGAAGAAGTAA
- a CDS encoding PQQ-binding-like beta-propeller repeat protein yields the protein MLSQCFLKSATLLVALSGSVLLSHAEDWPQWRGPQANGYLPAKNWAPEKLPATPKTLWKAALGDGVGSPVVADGRVFILEQPGDMEVLRAFDAATGKDLWKHDVDKAYSDTQGKGSRSTPSVSGKRIYVTSCRGEFKCLDVETGKLLWRKNFVTDYGALFYGETKDLLANGASRHGNNGSPILLGNNIIIQAGGTNGASVVSLTQKDGKENWRSQNDQAGYAGALVTKIAGVNHAIFFTAHGVIGLNPDNGKLLWRFPIDTKFARHVTAPIVVDDIVMVSSHMHGVYGIRIGKEGKGLKAEQAWLNKNAAINFACPVVVGEHIYGVGPTKNIICVNAKTGEIAWSKDGLINSAAGKAYAGMIVAGKNIIMLTDTGALIQFIADPKEYREISRTQVCGVNWTNPAMADGVVYVRDNKFISAISLKE from the coding sequence ATGCTTTCCCAGTGCTTCTTAAAGTCGGCGACCCTCCTCGTCGCCTTGTCCGGCAGTGTTTTACTTTCCCACGCTGAAGACTGGCCGCAGTGGCGCGGCCCTCAGGCCAATGGCTATCTTCCGGCCAAGAATTGGGCTCCTGAAAAACTTCCCGCCACACCCAAGACTTTGTGGAAAGCGGCGTTGGGCGATGGCGTGGGTTCTCCGGTAGTTGCTGATGGCCGTGTCTTCATCCTCGAGCAACCGGGCGACATGGAAGTCCTGCGGGCCTTCGATGCTGCTACCGGCAAAGACCTGTGGAAGCATGACGTGGACAAGGCTTATTCCGATACTCAAGGCAAAGGCTCACGTAGCACACCCAGTGTTTCCGGCAAGCGCATCTATGTGACGTCCTGCCGTGGAGAGTTCAAATGTCTCGACGTGGAGACGGGCAAACTTCTTTGGCGAAAGAACTTCGTCACAGACTACGGCGCTCTGTTCTACGGCGAGACTAAAGACCTGCTCGCCAATGGCGCGAGCCGTCATGGAAATAACGGTTCTCCCATTCTTTTGGGCAATAACATCATCATCCAAGCGGGAGGAACGAACGGAGCGAGTGTCGTTTCGTTGACACAGAAGGATGGCAAGGAGAACTGGCGGTCGCAGAATGATCAGGCGGGTTATGCCGGTGCTTTGGTCACCAAAATCGCAGGAGTAAATCATGCCATCTTTTTCACGGCACATGGTGTCATCGGTCTGAATCCAGACAATGGCAAGCTGCTCTGGCGTTTTCCGATCGATACGAAGTTCGCCCGTCACGTCACTGCGCCGATCGTGGTGGATGACATCGTGATGGTCTCCTCTCACATGCATGGTGTGTATGGCATCCGCATCGGCAAAGAGGGCAAGGGCTTGAAAGCGGAACAGGCCTGGCTGAACAAGAATGCGGCCATCAATTTCGCGTGCCCGGTAGTAGTGGGTGAACACATCTATGGTGTCGGGCCCACGAAGAATATCATCTGCGTGAACGCTAAAACCGGCGAGATTGCCTGGTCTAAGGATGGACTGATCAACAGCGCAGCGGGCAAGGCTTATGCAGGCATGATCGTGGCGGGTAAGAATATCATCATGCTTACGGATACGGGCGCGTTGATCCAATTCATCGCCGATCCCAAAGAGTATCGCGAGATTTCCCGCACTCAGGTGTGCGGCGTGAACTGGACCAATCCCGCGATGGCGGATGGTGTCGTTTACGTGCGCGACAACAAGTTCATCAGCGCCATCTCATTGAAGGAATAG